Part of the Paenibacillus sp. FSL R7-0273 genome is shown below.
ATACCTTGGGTATTCTTCCGGAGAAGGCCACTGCTGATTTGCTGGTTCTGGCTTATCTGCTGCTTGCAATGGCGATGGCCGGCCTGGGTCTTGGCATTGATCTAAAGACCTTTGGCCGTTTAGGCGGTAAGCCTTTCGCGGCCGGGTTAGCCGGGTCCCTGCTGCTTTCCCTGCTTGGATACGGTCTTATTCAGCTTATGGGTTTAACCTAACTAGCCCGCTCTTCTGATGGAACTTATCAATTGCAGGCTACCTTGTACTGCTGCGGTAGGCCGACGGCGACACGCCCGTATTCTTCTTGAACACTTTGGAGAAGTGAGCCAGATCCATGCCGACCTGCTCGGCAATATCGCCGATGCTGAATGTGGAGCCGGACAGCTGCCGTTTGGCCAGCTCCATCCGTTTGTACTGCACATAATGCATTGGAGGCATCCCCATGAACTTTTTGAAATAGGGAATAAAATAATTGGGATGCAGATGCACAAGCGCGGCCAGCTCCTCCACCTCCATAGGCTCATGAAGATGCTCTTCGATATATCCGAGGACGCTGGCCAGCTTGCCGTGATCCCCCGTATGCGCTACATCGTCCAGAAAGTTGGCATACCCGCCGCCCTCAAGGCAAATAGCGAGCAGCTGCAGCAGACTGGCCTGCCTGCGCAATGTGGACAGGAAGCTGTCATCCTGGAACAGATCAATCAGCTCATTAAAGATCGCCCGGACCGCAGCGGGATCAGCAACCTCACAAATATAAAGCTTGCCTGCATTGTGAAACAAAGGCCATTCCCCGATCTGCGCGTCAAAATGACAATAATAGCGGACATAGGAATTATGCGGATAGGTTACGGAGGTCTGTGTTGTCCCGGCTGGCATAATCATCAAATGACCGGCATGCGGATAATGAGTCTCCCCGTTAATGATCACTTTACCTTCTCCGCTGTCTATGAAATACAGCCGGTTAAAGGAGGGGGTCTCATTGCTGCGGTCCCAGCCCGGATATTTGCTGCTTAGCTGGGCGTGAGTCACTCTCACCGTCAGGTTCTGCAGCAGCCGTCCCGTCAGATTTCCTGTATGCGTGCCGTTT
Proteins encoded:
- a CDS encoding helix-turn-helix domain-containing protein, encoding MNASGMMNGKLSERIKDKQNNNPAPALNGNRNSRLNGTHTGNLTGRLLQNLTVRVTHAQLSSKYPGWDRSNETPSFNRLYFIDSGEGKVIINGETHYPHAGHLMIMPAGTTQTSVTYPHNSYVRYYCHFDAQIGEWPLFHNAGKLYICEVADPAAVRAIFNELIDLFQDDSFLSTLRRQASLLQLLAICLEGGGYANFLDDVAHTGDHGKLASVLGYIEEHLHEPMEVEELAALVHLHPNYFIPYFKKFMGMPPMHYVQYKRMELAKRQLSGSTFSIGDIAEQVGMDLAHFSKVFKKNTGVSPSAYRSSTR